AGCGAAGTTTTCTCACCTTTATTGGGGGTACTGGGACGTGGAATCGGCCTCGAGCGCGACCGCGGTGGTCGTCGTCAACTACGCAGCCGCCGCCCTGGTCGCAGAGAACCTGCGCGGATTGCAGGCCGAGCGGCCGGATGTGCTCTTCGTCGTCGTCGACAGCTACTCGGGCGCGGAGGAACGCGAGCGGGCGCGGCGACTGGCCGCGGAGCGAGGCTGGGACCTCGTCACACCGTACGTCAACGTCGGCTTCGGCGGCGGCTGCGACCTCGGCGTCGCGCGCGCGCTCGAACGCGGAGCGGACCGGGTGCTGCTGCTCAACCCCGACGCGCGCCTCGCCGAGGGTGCTCTGGCTCTCTTGGAGGCTGAGGTCGCGGCGGATCCGCTGGCGCTGGTCGCACCCCGCATCGACCGGCCGGACGGATCGGTGTGGTCGGTCGGATCGGACCTGTACCTCGCCGACGGCCGTATCCGCTCGCCGCGCGCCCGGGATCGGTTCCCCGGCGCCGAGAGGGCCTTCTGGCTGAGCGGCGCGTGCCTCCTGCTCTCCCGCGAGCTGTGGGAGCGGGTCGGCGGGTTCCGCGACGACTACTTCCTGTACTGGGAGGACGTGGACCTCTCGTGGCAGGTCGTCACCGTCGGCGGACGGCTGGTGGTGCGGGAGGATGCGCACGCCGTTCACGCCGAAGGCGGCACGCAGGGCACGGCGGAGCACGACCAGGGCCGGCAGTCGTCCGGGGAGCCGAAGTCGGACGTCTACTACTTCCACAACATCCGCAACCGCCTCGTGTTCGCCCGGCTGAACCTCCCCGAGGAGACCGTCGCCCGGTGGCGCGGCCTCCGGCTGTCGCTCCGGATCGCGTGGGAGGTGCTGCTGCAGGGCGGACGGCGCCAGCTGCTGCGTCGTCCCGGGCTCCTGCTGCTCGCTGCGCGGGCGGTCCGCGAAGGCCGGCGGTTCGCCGCATCCCCCACCAAGAGGGGCCAGAAAGGTGAGAATTCCTCGCGGTAGACTGCTGGGGCACGGAATACCCGACACCGTGCAACTGGGAGCGTAGCCATGACCACTCCGGCCGACCAGGACGACGAGCCCCGTCGTCGCCGTCTCGTCCCGTGGATCGCGGGCGGCAGTGCCGTCCTGCTGTGCGCCGCGGGCATCACCTGGGGTGTGCTCTCGGCGCAGTCGTCGACGCCGCCGTCGACGCCTCACACCCTCGTCGCGGTCGGGACCCCGGTCCCGAGCGCACCGGCCATCACCGGCCCCACCGCCACCGGCGCACCCAAGTCGAGCGACGCGCCCAAGGGCGCCGACGCCACCCCGACACCGGACCCGCGCTTCGGCGCCCCCGTCGCGGAGACCGTGACGACCGGCGACAGCAGCTCCTTCGGCGGCGGCGTCACCGTATCGGTGTCGCCGTTCACCGAGGTCGACGTGAAGGCGTCCGGACCCGGTGAGGTCAACGGTCCGGGCATGAAGGCGACCGTCGTCGTCAAGAACGGCGGATCGAAGCCGGTCGACCTCAGCTCGCTCAGCGTCAACGGATACTACGGCGACGACTACACGCCGGCGTCGCCGGTCGCCTCCCAGACCACGGGCCTCAGCGGCGCACTCGCGGCCGGCGAGCAGGCCTCCGGCGAGTACGTCTTCTCCGTTCCGAAGGGATCGGAGTCGGCCTTCCGCGTCACCGTGGGCAGCGGCTCCTCGTCGCTCGTCCTGGTCAAGTAGCCCTCCAGCGACACGAAAGCGCCGGTGGTCCCTCTCGCGAGGGGCCACCGGCGCTTCGTCGTCCGCCCTTCACGTCGGAGATCCGACGGCGAGAGTGGGAGATTCGGCACGCAACCCTCCGAATCTCCTGCCCCACCGCGGTCCGTCGGAGATTCGGCGGCGCTTCCCCGACGTTGCGCCCGCGGGCGACCGTGAGCGCGTACGGGGCTACTTCTGGGCGACCTGCGGTGCGGTGGACGGAGTGTCGTCGGCGGGCTCGTCACCGGCTTCGCTCGCGGGAGCAGCGGGTTCGGCCGCAGGAGCCGCCGCAGCCGCAGGCGCCGAGCGCGGGGGAACGGCCGCCGGCGCAGCGCCGCTCGGCCGGCGGGGTCCGGCGGCGGGTGCCTCGGGACCCGGCTTCGCATCCTCGTCGAGCTGGTAGTAGTAGTACGCGTTGCCGGGGCGCTTGCCGCGCGCCTTGTTGAGCACGGTTCCGGCGACCGAGCCGCCCGCGCGGCGGATGGCGTCCACCGTGTGCACCAGCTGGCTGCGGCGGACCGCCGTGCGGTCGACCACCACGACAGTGGCGTCGGATTCCGGCACCAGGGAGGCCGCGTCGGCCACTGCCGCCAGCGGCGGGGTGTCGATGACGATCACGTCGTACATCGTCCGGGCTTCCGCGATCAGTGCGCTCATGGCACGCGACGAGAGCAGCTCGCTCGGGTTCGGCGGGATGCGTCCGGCGGTCAGCACCGTGAGCGAGCCGTCGCCCCAGGGCTGGACGGCGTCGGCGAGCGACACCCGGCCGGCGAGGATCGTGCTGAGGCCCGTCTCGGGGACGAGGCCGGTGTAGCGGGCGATCGCCGGACGGCGCAGGTCCGCGTCGATGAGGAGCACGCGCCGGCCGCCCTCGCTGAGGGCGATGGCGAGGTTGGTGGCCACAGTGGACTTGCCCTCGCCGAGGATGGATGAGGTGAGCACGAAGACCGGGGAGGAGACGTCGACCGCGACGAACTCGAGGTTCGCCCGGAGCTGCCGGAAGTCCTCCGCGCTGCTGGAGCGGGTGTCGCCGACCATCGCGAGGCCCTGAGTGGCGCCGCGCCGACGGCGGATGGTGCCGAGGCTCGGCGCCCCGCTGACCGCGGCGGTCTTCTCCTCCGAGTCGACGCGCGTGCTCATCGCCTCCCACAGCAGGAGGCCGCCCGCGGCGATGAGGATGCCGACGACCAGGCCGATCAGGATGTTGAGGCGCTCGTTGGGCGCCGACGGTCCGACCGGCTCGACGGCCGGTTCGATGATCCGCGTGGTGACCGTGCCGTTGCCCTGGGCGTTCTTGGGCGCGATGTCCTCGACCTGCGCGCGCAGGCTCGCCGCGGCCGCGTTGGCGATGTCCGTCGCCTGCTTGGCCGACGTGTCGGTCACATCCAGCTGGAGCACGACGGTGTTCTGCGGCGTCGTGACCGCGATCTGCTTCGCGAGCGCCGCCGGCGTCACGCTGAGGTCGAGGCTGTCGATGACGGGCTGCAGCACCACCGGCGCGGTCGCCAGCTGTGCGAAGGAGAGCATCTGGTTCTGGGTGTACGTCGACCCCTGGTTGATGTCGTTCCCCGTGACGCCCGCGCTGAGGGAGAAGTAGAGGCTCGTCGTCGACGTGTACTCGCGGGTGGCGAGCTGGCTGAGTCCCCAGCCTCCGATGGCGCCGATGAGCGCGCCGGCGACGACGACGTACCAGAAGTGGCGGAACAGGGCGAGATACGGGTTCCGGGTCATGACGGTTCCTTAAGGGGGATCGGGCGGGACTGGCCGGTCGGGGCCGTGATGGTCGAGTCCTGTAGTGCAAGGCTGCCACGCGCGGTGCGCGACAGCCACTGGCCGGTCGCGGCGATGCCGACGACGGCGAACAGGAAGATGGAGTACTGGGTGATGAGGGCGACGGTCGCAAGGGCCGGGATCTGGGCTACGATCGCGATGGTCGCCGGAACGGCGCGCCCCCGCAGCACGGTCCAGACGGCGCAGATCAGCGCGACGCAGGCGAGCACCATGGCCAGGATGCCGTTGGTGAGGCCGGTGAGGACCAGCTGGCTGTCGATGGACACGAAGTGCGCGAAGTGGAGCGTGCCGGCCGAGTCCTTCTGTGCCGAGTCGGCGACCCCGATGGGGTTCATGCTGCCGAGGAGGGAGAGGAGGTCGCCGCGGTAGTCGGCGCTGCCGGTCGCCTCTGTGCCGGCGTCGTCGAAGACCGAGAGCACGAGGGGCGATGCCGCGACGGCGGCGATCGCGAGGACGGTGAGGGTGATGCCGCGCGCCTTCACGGACAGTTCGCGCGAGAAGAACACGGAGAGCAGGAGCCCGATCGCGGCGCAGAGCATCGCCGTGCGGCTGAAGCTGACCACGCAGCCGCCGAGCAGGACGGCCACCATGAGCAGCCGGACCCACAGCCGGAACGGCGCGGCGATGGCGAAGGGGATGGCGAGCGCGAGGCTCGAGCCGAGAGCGATCGAGTGGCCGAATGCGGCCTCCGCGCG
This region of Leifsonia sp. fls2-241-R2A-40a genomic DNA includes:
- a CDS encoding glycosyltransferase family 2 protein — translated: MESASSATAVVVVNYAAAALVAENLRGLQAERPDVLFVVVDSYSGAEERERARRLAAERGWDLVTPYVNVGFGGGCDLGVARALERGADRVLLLNPDARLAEGALALLEAEVAADPLALVAPRIDRPDGSVWSVGSDLYLADGRIRSPRARDRFPGAERAFWLSGACLLLSRELWERVGGFRDDYFLYWEDVDLSWQVVTVGGRLVVREDAHAVHAEGGTQGTAEHDQGRQSSGEPKSDVYYFHNIRNRLVFARLNLPEETVARWRGLRLSLRIAWEVLLQGGRRQLLRRPGLLLLAARAVREGRRFAASPTKRGQKGENSSR
- a CDS encoding DUF4352 domain-containing protein yields the protein MTTPADQDDEPRRRRLVPWIAGGSAVLLCAAGITWGVLSAQSSTPPSTPHTLVAVGTPVPSAPAITGPTATGAPKSSDAPKGADATPTPDPRFGAPVAETVTTGDSSSFGGGVTVSVSPFTEVDVKASGPGEVNGPGMKATVVVKNGGSKPVDLSSLSVNGYYGDDYTPASPVASQTTGLSGALAAGEQASGEYVFSVPKGSESAFRVTVGSGSSSLVLVK
- a CDS encoding polysaccharide biosynthesis tyrosine autokinase: MTRNPYLALFRHFWYVVVAGALIGAIGGWGLSQLATREYTSTTSLYFSLSAGVTGNDINQGSTYTQNQMLSFAQLATAPVVLQPVIDSLDLSVTPAALAKQIAVTTPQNTVVLQLDVTDTSAKQATDIANAAAASLRAQVEDIAPKNAQGNGTVTTRIIEPAVEPVGPSAPNERLNILIGLVVGILIAAGGLLLWEAMSTRVDSEEKTAAVSGAPSLGTIRRRRGATQGLAMVGDTRSSSAEDFRQLRANLEFVAVDVSSPVFVLTSSILGEGKSTVATNLAIALSEGGRRVLLIDADLRRPAIARYTGLVPETGLSTILAGRVSLADAVQPWGDGSLTVLTAGRIPPNPSELLSSRAMSALIAEARTMYDVIVIDTPPLAAVADAASLVPESDATVVVVDRTAVRRSQLVHTVDAIRRAGGSVAGTVLNKARGKRPGNAYYYYQLDEDAKPGPEAPAAGPRRPSGAAPAAVPPRSAPAAAAAPAAEPAAPASEAGDEPADDTPSTAPQVAQK